Proteins encoded by one window of Kribbella italica:
- a CDS encoding type II secretion system F family protein, with amino-acid sequence MTWAFICGGLVGIGVFLLVRMLVRPAPNVLSTIARIDAGRAGYSSGSTASAAGEKVLGGVDKARETLGRRLEAEANARGWAFGRLRRDLAVMNQPFAAMLATKMFFALGALIFIPVVLFAASYLGFPAPGAAPAVVTLAAMVFAFFLPDLALRQEAEERRRDFRHVVGSFLDLVAMNLAGGRGLPEALMTASTIGDHWAMARIRQALANARLIGITPWDAMARLGEDLGVEELRDLASALALAGDEGAKIRASLLSRAASLRRKELADVEGKAGERSQSMLVAQLVMCAAFMLFLGYPAGAAILGS; translated from the coding sequence ATGACCTGGGCCTTCATCTGCGGCGGTCTGGTCGGCATCGGGGTGTTCCTGCTGGTCCGGATGCTCGTCCGGCCGGCGCCCAACGTGCTGTCCACGATCGCCCGCATCGACGCCGGGCGGGCCGGCTACAGCAGCGGCTCGACCGCGAGCGCGGCGGGGGAGAAGGTGCTCGGCGGGGTCGACAAGGCCCGCGAGACCCTCGGCCGGCGGCTCGAGGCCGAGGCGAACGCGCGCGGCTGGGCGTTCGGCCGGCTGCGCCGCGACCTCGCGGTGATGAACCAGCCGTTCGCGGCGATGCTCGCCACCAAGATGTTCTTCGCGCTCGGCGCGCTGATCTTCATCCCGGTGGTGCTGTTCGCGGCGTCGTACCTGGGCTTCCCGGCACCGGGCGCGGCCCCGGCCGTGGTCACGCTGGCCGCGATGGTGTTCGCGTTCTTCCTGCCCGACCTGGCGCTGCGCCAGGAGGCGGAAGAGCGCCGGCGCGACTTCCGGCACGTGGTCGGCAGCTTCCTCGACCTGGTCGCGATGAACCTGGCCGGCGGCCGCGGTCTGCCCGAGGCGCTGATGACGGCCTCCACGATCGGCGACCACTGGGCGATGGCCCGGATCCGCCAGGCACTGGCCAACGCCCGCCTGATCGGCATCACCCCGTGGGACGCGATGGCCCGCCTCGGCGAGGACCTCGGCGTCGAGGAGCTCCGCGACCTCGCCTCCGCGCTGGCCCTGGCCGGCGACGAGGGCGCCAAGATCCGCGCCTCCCTGCTGTCCCGCGCGGCGTCGCTGCGCCGCAAGGAACTCGCCGACGTCGAGGGCAAGGCCGGCGAGCGGTCCCAGTCCATGCTGGTGGCCCAGCTCGTCATGTGCGCCGCCTTCATGCTGTTCCTCGGCTACCCAGCAGGCGCCGCGATCCTGGGAAGTTAG
- a CDS encoding TadE family protein, translating into MPQGRRRTTATTGHRLARTGGAGSSRRRFGVPSSARSERGASSLELAILAPTILALIFVSIQSALWLYGRSVALNAAQEGVSRLRLVQPELYTPAVGEKVRADIEAYAQQLAGNSLGDAKVAAPAYNDPEGQVSFTVTGETISLVPGLTLTVSRTATGPIEEFEADDGE; encoded by the coding sequence TTGCCGCAGGGACGCCGGCGCACCACCGCCACCACCGGGCACCGCCTCGCCCGGACCGGCGGAGCCGGCTCGTCCAGGCGGCGCTTCGGCGTACCCTCTTCCGCCCGGTCGGAACGAGGAGCCAGCTCCCTGGAGCTGGCCATCCTCGCGCCCACGATCCTGGCGCTGATCTTCGTGTCGATCCAGAGCGCGCTGTGGCTGTACGGGCGCTCGGTCGCCCTGAACGCCGCCCAGGAAGGCGTGTCCCGCCTGCGGCTCGTGCAGCCTGAGCTGTACACCCCGGCCGTCGGGGAGAAGGTCCGCGCCGACATCGAGGCCTACGCGCAGCAGCTCGCGGGAAACTCGCTCGGCGACGCGAAGGTCGCGGCGCCGGCGTACAACGACCCTGAAGGTCAGGTGTCCTTCACCGTCACCGGCGAGACCATCTCTCTGGTTCCGGGCCTGACGCTCACGGTCTCCCGTACGGCGACCGGCCCGATCGAAGAGTTCGAAGCGGACGACGGCGAATGA
- a CDS encoding TadE/TadG family type IV pilus assembly protein has protein sequence MRRPQRTERGTMALEMVILAPILLILFFFLLACGRYFQTSSLLENAARDGARSASQERSLGQAQGKVDEAVARTMDQAVESCKTSASGAITTGFAAGTPLSVEVTCTIDYRDLGLLGIGGDTTITKQFSSSLDPYRGVRDGENP, from the coding sequence ATGAGGAGGCCCCAGCGGACCGAACGCGGCACGATGGCCCTGGAGATGGTCATCCTCGCCCCGATCCTCCTGATTCTCTTCTTCTTCCTGCTGGCCTGCGGCAGGTACTTCCAGACCTCGTCGCTGCTCGAGAACGCGGCCCGCGACGGCGCCCGGTCGGCGAGCCAGGAGCGCAGCCTCGGTCAGGCGCAGGGCAAGGTCGACGAGGCGGTCGCCCGCACCATGGACCAGGCGGTCGAGTCCTGCAAGACCTCGGCCTCGGGCGCCATCACGACCGGGTTCGCCGCCGGCACCCCGCTGTCGGTCGAGGTCACCTGCACCATCGACTACCGGGACCTCGGTCTGCTCGGCATCGGTGGAGACACGACGATCACCAAGCAGTTCTCCAGCTCCCTCGATCCCTACCGCGGAGTCCGGGATGGCGAGAACCCCTGA